GCGAGCGCCTCATCATCATTTGCCCACCGAAAATGGCTCACCCCGGTACGCTCGGCGTGGGTACGCGCCCCACCCAGATCTTCGACCGTGATCTCTTCAAAGGTCACCGTTTTAACCACCTTCGGTCCGGTCAAGAACATAAAGCTCGACTGGTCGACCATGCCCACAAAGTCGGTAAGCGCCGGTGAATACACCGCTCCGCCGGCGCACGGACCGGCGATGACGCTGATCTGCGGGATGACGCCGGAAGCCGCCACATTGCGCCGAAAAATCTCCCCGTAGCCCCCCAGGGCGTCGACCCCCTCCTGAATGCGCGCCCCACCCGAATCATTGATCCCTACAAAGGGGGCCCCGGCACGCATCGCCAGATCCTGGAGGCGCGCGATCTTCTGAGCATGCGCCTGCCCCAGACTCCCCCCGAGCACCGTGCGATCCTGGGCGTAGGCAAACACCGGCCGGCCGTCCACAAGCCCACTGGCGGTGACCACGCCATCGCCCGGGATCTTCTTCTTCTCCAGCCCGAATCCCTGCGCCCGATGGGTGACTTCTGCCCCGATCACCTCCAGCGTCCCCGCATCAAACAAGCGCTCCAGCCGGGCCATCGCCACGCTTACCTTTGCCCGGGCCTCCCAGATCGCCTCGCTTCCCTCAGTACGGGTGCCAGGCACTCGATCTTCTTGAGCGTGCTGACCCTCAGTACGGGTGCCAGGCACTCGATCTTCTTGAGCATGCTGACCCTCAGTACGGGTGCCAGGCACTCGATCTTCTTGAGCATGCTGACCCTCAGTACGGGTGCCAGGCACTCGATCTTCTTGAGCGTGCTGACCCTCGGTTCGGGTGCCAGGCACTCGATCTTCTTGAGCATGCTGACCCTCGGTTCGGGTGCCAGGCACTCGATCTCGAAGCTTCGCGACAGTTGGTAACTCGATCATCTCATGAGACTGACTCATCACAGCACCTCGCTTGCGTTCATCGCGCCCGAATTCCAGCGCATCAACACGTCGTCTTTTCGCACCGTCTCACCGGGACCCACACAAACCTCGCAGACCACACCGGCGTGCGCCGCGTAGAGGGTGTTCTCCATCTTCATCGCTTCGATCACCGCCAGCGCCTGACCGCACTCCACATGCTGACCTGCGGCAACCTCCACCGAGAGCACCACCCCGGTCATCGGAGAGCGCTGAACCTCGGGTGCCGACACCGGCACATCCGCCAGCTCAGAGCGATGTTGCCCGCTGCGACGGAGCACGACTTCACCGGCCGACTGCACCCTGGCGTGCCGCGCCACACACTCCACCCCGGCACGCGCTGGAGCGCCGGCCACCACAACCTCACCTGCAGCTCCCGAGCGCCCGCGGACGTCCAGAATGTGCTCCCTTCCGTTGACCCTCACCACCACACGTCCCCCCTCCAGGCGACCGATCAGCTGCACGGCCACATCCTCGCGAGCACCACCTCTATCGACGGACGCCTTCCACGTCCCCCGCTTCTCCTCTCGGAGCTGCACCAGGTGCTCTCGCCCGCCATCAAGCTCAACGACATAATGTGCCATCATCTTCTCCGGGTTCGTGTCTCTTACCGACGCCTCTTGCCATGCCCTGACGCGAGCCTTCTTCAAACCTTCCACGGGGAGAGCGAGCGCCGTACCACGGGCGAATCCCCAGCAGCCTCGTCACCACTTCCCCAGACACCTCGATGACGCAGCAACGCCACAACCGCAGCGAGCTCATCGTCGCTCAGGGTGTTCGCACCGGTGCAAGGCGCTCGATCTTCTCGACCGTCCGCTTCGGTGCCAGGCACTCGAGCCGCTCGACCGTCCGCACCGGTGCCAGGCGCTCGATCTTCTCGTGCCGCTCGACCGTCCGCTTCGGTGCCAGGTGCCTGTTCCTTTGCGTCACGCAGCCCAGGCCCCCATGCCAGCGCCACCGACTTCGCAAAACCTTCCTCCACCTGAAGCGTCACCCGCATCAACCGCACTCCAAGCTCCACCTGCCTCGCCAGCGCCTGACCGTGCAGCGCAACCTCCACCACAGCACGCACACGCTCACCGGGTACTCGCCATGATCGATTGTCCGCTCCCCCGGCATCCTCCGGGCGCACCGCGACGATCTCGATCTCCGCGGCGCTTAACTGCAGTCCCAGCCCCAGTGCCTTCGACACCGCCTCTTTCACCGTCCAAAGCGCCGTCTCTCGCTGGCCGGCGACCAGTGTGCCGACCTCAAGCAACCGCTCCCCGGCGCTGAAGTACGCGCTACCAAAGGCCTCGGAGCGCGCCTCCAGCGGCTCAAGATCGACGCCGAGGCGACACGGGGCGCCCGGCATCGAAACCACCGCCACGGCCTGCCCGGAGGTATGCGTCAGACTCAACGCCGGCAAGGCCCCTCCCCCCTTTGCCTCGTCGCTCCAACGAAGCTGCGGCTCTCCGCTCTCGCTCTTAAACACGCAGACCGCGCGTGAATCGATACGTTCGCCATAAAACATCAGCGCCCAGCGACGCGCAGCCTCTCGCGCAGCCAGACGCGCGGCCAACCACTCACCCCGCCTCCGCGCACTGCGAAGCCGCTCATACCCCTGAAGTTCAGCCGCACTCAGCACCCCGGCGATGTCCCCTCCCCCGGCGTCGAGCATCGCCCGAGCCTGGGCCGCACTCAGAGCAACCTCCAGGTAATTCACCTCGGGTCCTGGTGCCAGGCGATCGCTCTCGCGCAGGGGCGCATGCGCGATCATCTCCACACGCTCCATCATCTGCAGCAGACGACCATCGTGGCCACGCACCTCCACATCAAAAGCGATCGTGCCCTCGGCCGCATCGCTCAAACGACTCGCCCTCACCAGCAATGGCTCGCCCACCGAGGCCTGCCCCGACGTACGGCTACATCCGATCCCCAGCGGCAGATAGGTGCGCCCGTGGTGCATAAGCCCCCACAAGCCCACCGTCTGCAATCCGAGCTCCCGCACCAGTGGATCGCTCACCCAACGCTGCGCCAGCGTCCCGGCCTGAAGACGATGGTTCGAGATCTCCCCCGTGGCCAGAATCGCCCCCTCATGATGCCAGACCTCCCCGCTGAGAAGCTGAAAACTTCCGGTATGAAAGAAGCGCCGGTAAATCGCCTCACGATCGGGCCCCTTGCACCAGGTCTTCTCCTCGCCAACCCGACACTCCGGCGCATCTTTGCGCGTGAGCGGCGAACCGCAAATCACGCGGGCAAAGAAATGCTCCTGGCGTACGGTTTTTCCGGTGCGCACCACACGCTCCGACCCCACCTGCACGTCCACAGTCGCGCGACCATCCTCCTGCCCCACCACCCGGGCCGTAGCCCGGACACGAATCGGCTCGGAATACGCCAGCTTCAGCGCTCGCTCAAACTTCACATCGCGCACCTCTGCGACGGGCTCCCCGGTCAACATCATCGCCGCCGCGCTCATCAGCTCATAGCCCATCACCCCCGGCACAAGCTCTCGCCCCTCATAGCGATGATCCTTTAAGAAGTAGTCGCGCTGCGGATCGAAGATGCGCTCGACCACCACCTCATCGGAAGCCTTCGCCACCACCCGATCGATCATCGCAAAACTCGTCACGGTGCCAGGCCTTCGATCCTCTTGATGAGTTGCGCGCGTGCCAGGCATTCGATCGCTCGCACGATCGCCATGCCCCCTCTGGCCGCCGAGCTCGCCGAGTTCCCCGGCGACCACAAACTCACCGATCAAGCCACGCTCCAGCGACTCCCCGACCATCGGCGCTCCGACCTCCGGCGGCAAAAACTCCACCCCCTTCGCCTCCAGGATCGTGCGCATCGATCCCTCGACCGCCATGCCCACCTCATCCCAGGCCGTCCAGTCGATCGCCAGCGCACGAGCCCCTCGTCCACGCTCGCGCGTCAGCTGATTGATCTGCATCACCTGGCGAGCCAGTGCATCATTGGCCGCGGCATAATCGGTCTGCCCGGCGTTGCCAAAACGCCCGGCCACACTGGTAAACGCGACGTAAAACACAAGCCCCCGGTCCCCCAGCGCACGCCAGAGGTTGACGCCCCCCACCGCCTTCCCCCGAAAGACGCGGTCAAAGCCCTGTACGTCCTTATCGGCAAGTAGCCGGCTGTCTTCGACGCCCGCCCCATGAATGACGCCGCTGACTCTCCCGAAACACGCCTCCACCTCGGAAACCAGCCGCTGAACCTGAGCCGCATCGGCCACATCGCAGCTGAAGTACTCGGCGCGCGCCCCGGCCTGACGCATGCGCTTGAGGTTGGTGGCGATCTCCTGCTGAGCTTCCAACGGTCGCATCTTCTGGCGTACCGCCACCGGCGTCGCACGCTCACCGGCGGCCTTAAGTGCCTCTTTGATCCGTGTACGCTCTGCCTTCAGATCCACGCGCAGCGGATCGGGATGCGTAAGCGGCGTACGTCCCACCAACGCCAGCGCGCACCGAAAGCGTCGCGCCAGATCGACACATACCTCTGCAGAAATCCCTCGCCCCCCGCCTGTCACAAGAATCACCGAGCCCGGCCCCGGCGCAGGATGCGTCGAGGAAGACGCGCGAAGATCGGAGGCTTCAAGCACAACCGGACGATGACTCAAGCCTCCCGCTAGCCCCACCTCACAATCGCGGCGACCTCCCACCAACTCCCCCAACACCTCGGTGACCAGACGCTGATCCAACGCCTCGCCGGCCACGTCCACCACCTTCACCCGCGCCCACTCCCACTCCCGGGCAAGTGATTTGGTAAAGCCACTGACAGCTCCTCCGGCCACGCTTGGCGACGACCCCGGATTCAGGCCAAAACATCCCCCCATCATCGTTACGCTCATAAAGGCCGCGGTCACGGTGCCAGGCGCTCGATCTTCTTGAACACCCTGAACACTCCGCGCGGTGCCAGGCCCCCGATCATCGCGATGCGCCTGAAACGCCCGCGCCACATGAAAGGTATGGCGTGCGGCGAGGTACACGTCCTCGGCATCCTCCCGGGAGCCGACCACCCCCAGCAGGTTGATCACCGCGTCGACCTGATGGCGGTTGAACCTCTCGCACAACATCGCCTCATCACACAGATCCAGACCGGTCTCATCGAGGGGCCCCCGACGCCGGTCGCTGGCCAGACGCACCACCTGCGCTCCGAACTCTCGCAGCGTTTTGGCAAACAGCTCGGCTACCAGCACCGGCCCCCCCACCAGGGCCACCACCCGACAAGAAAGCTCCCGCTGCAGGCAAAGCACATCGGTCGCATCCGCCCGAGCAGCCTCAATGGCCACCGGCCGCATCGAAAAAGAGGCGTTCTCAGCGCCGGCCACAAGCCCTGGCGCCGGCCGCCGTACCGCATCCATCGACGCCACCGCCGGCGAAGCATTATGCTGCATCACCGCCCCCGGAGCTGGCAGCGGCACCGGTGACGTCAGGGGCAAAGAACGCGTCCGCTCATCACGATCCTCCCGGCCTCCTGGAGGTCGATCCTCAGGTTGAATCGGACGCAGCCTCAACACCCGCGACGCCACCTCAAGCTCAAAGCTCGACGCCCCGCTGACCTCCTCCAACCACTGACTGTAGCGCACCGGATCGAAGACCCGCTGTTCCCGCCGCGCCCGGTACCGGAAAAACGCCAGCGCCAGCTGGCTGCCAAAGCCCGCCGCCAGACGCAATGCATAATCCGCCGGATAGCTCCCCCCCTGGCTCAACCTCAAATCGCCGAGCTCCGGATCGGGCTCTTCAAAATTGGCGATCGGCGGCACCACCTGACGCTGCAACACCTTCATCGCAAGCACATCTTCGATGCCTGCGGCCATGGCATGGCCCGTAAATCCCTTGGTGTTGGCGATCACCACCCGGTTGGCCTTCTCGCCAAAGCTACGTCGCAGCGCGGCGATCTCCGCCGACGCACTGCCGCCGCGAGCCGGCGTGTAGGTCTCATGCGAGATAAACACCGTACGATCGGCGATCGCCTCTCGCCGAACCCCGAAGCGCTGCTCGACCTCTTCGACCAACCCTGAGACTTCTGCGGCGATATGATCGACGTCGAGCCGCGTGGGGTGATGGGCGCTGTTCACGAAACGGGTGGCAAGCACATCGGCAATCGGCTCGATGCCGCGAGCCTCGGCCAGACCGGCCTTCTCCACCACCAGCGAAAGCGCCCCCATCCCGATGATCATGCCATGACGACGTCTGTCAAAGGGTAGCGCCGCCTGACTCACATCGCCCTCGGTGGTCGCCGCTCCGGTGGCAAGAAACCCGCTGCCGATCCACTCCATCAACGTGCTCCCGCTGGCCTCATCCGCCGACAGAATCAACACGCGTTTGCACCGTCCACAGCGAATCCAGTCCTGCGCCATCCCCACCGCGGTGGTCGTCGACGCACACGCGTTGTTGATCTTCGTATTCGGTCCTCGGGCCCCTACAAACTCCGCAAAACGCGAGTTTGCGATCCCCAACACCAGAAGCAAAAAGCGATGGTTAAACTGATAGTCCTCGCTCCGCTGAGCTTGAAGCTCCTCGATCAACGCATCCTGGCCAGCAAATGCCGACGCAAAAATCACCCCCGTCTCCCGCCCCACAGACTCGGGCAGGGTCCACCCAATGGTCACCCGCTTTCCGGTGGTCGTCTCGCGGTAGCGTGGCACCAGCGGCAGCCCGGCATCGCGCAGCGCCTCAAAGCCCGCCGCAAACGCCAGCTGACTGGTCCGATCAAGCGATGCTCGCAGCCGCTCCGGCACCCCCCACTCCTCCAGATCGAAGTCATTGCCCAGACCGGCCAGTTTAATGACCTCGGCCATCTCAGTGACCTGGCGCATCTCACCGCCGCCGCCTTCATGCTTCTGAAGACGTACGATGCGATTGTTGACCATCGCCTCACGCGCCCCCACCGGCACCTGCCCGATCATGTTCTTGCCCTCAAGGAGCTCATCGATGGCATGCCGCCGAAAGATGGCCCCCTCGCCAGGAAGCCCCACCGCACAGCCCGAGATCTCCACATCAGCCTCCACCGCATGGCGATTCGGTCGGTAGGGTAGCGCACCATCAAGCGGCGTCGCCTCGTCCTCACTCTGGGCGATGGAATCAAAGCGATCGAACCTCGTGTCGCGCGGGGCATTGTGAGGAGTTGCATCGATCGTCGCCGCGCGAACATCGGTACGAACGCCTGGCACCCGGGCAGCTTCTTCCGATCGGTCGCCTGGCACCCGATCCACATCCGATCGAACGCCTGGCACCCGATCCGCTTCCGAGCGAACGCCTGGCACCAGGGCGGGTTCAGCCATCAGCCCCACACGCGCCGCCACATAATCCCCCATACGCCTCAACGTCGGATACTCCGAGAGCCGAAAGCTCTCATCCCGCTCCAGACCGTAGAGCTCACGCACCTGCGCCATGATCTCGGCCTGCTTCACCGTATCCACTCCGAGGTCGGCCTCCAGCTCATAGTCGAACTCGATCTCCTCGGACTCATAACCCGTCTGCTCGCACAGAACTCGCATCAGCTCTGCATCGATCGACGCCCGTTCCACCTCAGTTCGAACGCCTGGCACCCGGGCAGCTTCTTCCGATCGGTCGCCTGGCACCCGATCCGCATCCAATCGGTCGCCTGGCATCAGGGCAGCTTCTTCCAATCGGTCGCCTGGCACCATGGCGGGTTCAGCCATCATCCCCACACGCGCCGCCACATAATCCCCCATACGCCTCAACGTCGGATACTCCGAGAGCCGAAAGCTCTCATCCCGCTCCAGACCGTAGAGCTCACGCACCTGCGCCATGATCTCGGCCTGCTTCACCGTATCCACTCCGAGGTCGGCCTCCAGCTCATAGTCGAACTCGATCTCCTCGGACTCATATCCCGTCTGCTCGCACAGAACTCGCATCAGCTCTGCATCGATCGACGCCCGTTCCACCTCAGCTCGAACCCCTGGCACCCGGGCAACATCTTCCGATCGGTCGCCTGGCACCATGGCGGGTTCAGCCATCATCCCCACACGCGCCGCCACATAATCCCCCATACGCCTCAACGTCGGATACTCCGAGAGCCGAAAGCTCTCATCCCGCTCCAGACCGTAGAGCTCACGCACCTGCGCCATGATCTCGGCCTGCTTCACCGTATCCACCCCGAGGTCGGCCTCCAGCTCATAGTCGAACTCGATCTCCTCGGACTCATATCCCGTCTGCTCGCACAGAACTCGCATCAGCTCTGCATCGATCGACGCCCGTTCCACCTCAGTTCGAACGCCTGGCACCCGGGCAGCTTCTTCCGATCGGTCGCCTGGCACCCGATCCGCATCCGCTCGAACGCCTGGCACCCGGGCAGCTTCTTCCGATCGGTCGCCTGGCACCCGATCCGCATCCGCTCGAACGCCTGGCACCTCATCAACGCGAACGCCCGGCACAACCTCACCCGGCCGCCACACCCCGGCAGCCCACATCCCCGCCAACGCCTCATACAACGACGCCACATCCCCCTTCTTCGGATGATTGGTGTGCAACGCCAGATGCGACCGCCCCTCCAGAATACTTCCCACAAACGAGGCCTGCGCCCGCTTCGGTCCCACCTCAACAAATGCACGCGCCCCACCGGCGTACATCGTTTCAATGACCTTGATAAACTGCACCGGAGCGGCCACCTGCTCCGAGAGAAGATCGCGAATCGCCTCCTCACACCCCACCCCTGAGGGGTAATAGCCGCCGGTCACGTTGGTCAAAATCGGCACCCGCGGCGCGCCTACCTCAATATGACCCAGATGCCGACGCAGCGGCTCGCTGGCCGCAGCCACCACCTCGGTATGAAACGCATGACTCACCGGCAAAAACGGTGCCTGAAGTCCCATCTCCTCAAACATGCTCACCGCCTGACGCACGGGCTCACTGAGCCCGGCGATGATCGTCTGCGTCGGGCAGTTGATATTTGCGCAGACCACATACCCCTCAATGCGATCAAGCACCGGCTGCACCACCTCCACCGAGGCACTCACCCCGGCCATCAGCCCGGTGTCGCCGTTCATCGGCGTCACTTTGGCCATCTCCGTGCCCCGGGCGGCCACCGTGCGCAGCGCGTCCGCAAAGCTCATGATCCCGGCCGCCACACACGCCCCGTACTCCCCGAGGCTGTGGCCCGCGACCACCTGCGGAACGATCCCCAGCTCCCCGAGCAGGCGATACAGGGCGATATCCGCCGTCAGCACCGCCGGCTGGGTGATCTCGGTCTGCGTCAGCGCCACAAACGCCCGACGCTCGGCCTCGGCCCCCTCCACCACCCCCGGATCGATGACCTCGCTGAGCCGACGGCCAAGCACCGGCAACATCACCTCATCGGCCTCCTCAAAGGTGCGACGCACCACCTCAAAGCGCTCTTTGAGCGCCGAAAGCATCCCCAGATACTGCGTGCCCTGCCCCGGAAAGAGCATCGCCAGCTTCCCGCCCGCCGGACGCTCTCCCAACACCACCCCTTGATGGGCCAAAACCTTCCAGCCCTTATTTCGGCCGGCGGCGCGCTTTGCCCGCTCCAGGCGTTCCTGCAATTCCTGCACATCGCCAAAAGCTACTGCCAGGCGCACCTGCCCATCGACGCGACGCGCGACACCATCATCATATCCTAAGAGCGGCAAACGCCACTGGGTTACACCCTCTACACCATCGTGGGCAAACCGCTGCATCACCTCATCAATGACGTTCTCCAGCTCCTCCACCGATGCTGCGCTCAGACCGAGAATGCCCTCGTTCGAACGCCTGGCACCCGATCCCAGCTCCGAACCCTTGTTCGAATGCCTGGCACCCGATCCCAACTCCGAACCCTCGTTCGAATGCCTGGCACCCGATCCCAGCTCCGCACCCATGTTCGAACGCCTGGCACCCGATCCCAACTCCGAACCTATGTCCGGACGCCTGGCACCAGGCTCATGCTGTCCGGCCTGATACTCCTCCAACACCACATGAAAATTCGTCCCTCCGAACCCAAATGCACTCACCCCCGCACGCCGCACCTGCCCCGGAAAAACCTCCCAGGGCTGCGCCTCGGTCTGCACCTTCACCCGCGTCCCCTCCAACTCCAGCGCCGGGTTCACTCGCTCCACCCCCAGTGTCGGCGGCAACACCTGATGCTTAAGCGCCATCGCCACCTTAATCACCCCGGCCGCCCCGGCGGCCGACTTCAAATGCCCGATCATCGACTTGACGCTCCCCAGCGCGACCCTCTCGGCAGCCCACTCCCCGGCATCATCCACCAGCGCGGCGCGTAGACTGGCGACCTCCGTCGGATCCCCCACCGGCGTGCTCGTCCCATGCGCCTCAAACAAGCTCACGGAACGCGGCCCAAACCCCGCATCTTCGTACGCCCGATCCAGTGCGCGCCGCTGCCCCTCAGGGTTGGGCGCCGTGATCGCCTTACCCTTCCCATCGCTCGAGCCCCCCACCCCGCGAATCACCGCGTAGATCGAGTCGCCATCTTCGATCGCATCGCTGAGCCGCTTGAGCACCAGAATCCCGGCCCCCTCCCCCATCACAAATCCGTTGGCTCCCTCGTCAAAGGGGCGCGAACCATCCGGCGAGAGCGCTCCGATCTTCGAAAATTTTACAAAGCTCGTCGGCCCCATCGTGCGGTCGGCCCCCCCGCACACGACCATATCGTACTCCCCGCTCCTTAGACCGCGCACCCCGGCCTCAATCGCCGCCAGACTCGACGCACACGCCGCATCCGTCACAAAAT
The sequence above is drawn from the Lujinxingia sediminis genome and encodes:
- a CDS encoding biotin/lipoyl-containing protein — translated: MAHYVVELDGGREHLVQLREEKRGTWKASVDRGGAREDVAVQLIGRLEGGRVVVRVNGREHILDVRGRSGAAGEVVVAGAPARAGVECVARHARVQSAGEVVLRRSGQHRSELADVPVSAPEVQRSPMTGVVLSVEVAAGQHVECGQALAVIEAMKMENTLYAAHAGVVCEVCVGPGETVRKDDVLMRWNSGAMNASEVL
- a CDS encoding type I polyketide synthase; its protein translation is MRDIRSTDRVQVFVYFQSVGESFGADVEAREAGAHVVWVSREAAGERVTSCDWARIEPDEDLSVWSDVAGVVLACEHRFDVDALRRKVQFLKEAGQGVWVEVCSATEARVAADLGVDGVVICGMETGGLCGEESGLVLLGRVQREVGVPAVVRGAMGPDAAAAAMVAGASGYVLEEALWLCEGMEPSAEAVKVLERVGATDTRCLGVVVGARYRAWSLLATRPTRELGACEIDFVDADQDEGAKAYLATVQARRFDRWETLDPRRDLWPMGQGGALARVFRKRYGRVGAAVRGVREHVDGVMGAIGSDFPLEAGKGIARLNGTRLPIHQGPMAQVSDTPEFAKAVVEAGALPWLALGNMPTEVAQGVIEATATCLGDAPFGAGIIGLEANPYRDSHIDEMSVVGRRRGNFLGLVAAGSAEQAMRLEREGLITYLHTPTPGVLEAALKQGQRHSIWEGAEAGGHVGTLGALALWQMGVIVVEEALASGVEPSDVAVVLAGGISGAESAAAAAAMLFGLHRRGVAVGIQMGTAYLMCREAVESGAVSRTYQEVARCSPGTVIMGESVNTPTRVLKSVAADRVLAREVERLKEGVKLGERKHLYERDNLGGLRAAAKSERIAEVFAEGGARFERLSEEEQLESGLFHCGQGVRLCDARTIAALHQEVSEGARRWAQARWTWSQALEVADEVGTGARRSDEAVLASASIGCQATEQGSRAGTGSGARRSDTSTELGSGARHSDMSSGVNEMSGCQASEHRDDQGSMQRQGEAMVERTHGVLVDGDRAVAIVGIGAKMPGALSASKFWENILFGVSAIKEVPADRWDPALYFDEDPAAPDKTYSKIGGWIEGFEFDRRRFRMPPRVVASVDPTQLLCLEAVHEALEDAGYLEREFPRDRCAVILGNALGGDLRDDSTLRILYPKMDQALRGALMALSASALSGGEREALLAEVEARFKGELGEVSEDSMPGELANVIAGRVAQVFDLRGPNFVTDAACASSLAAIEAGVRGLRSGEYDMVVCGGADRTMGPTSFVKFSKIGALSPDGSRPFDEGANGFVMGEGAGILVLKRLSDAIEDGDSIYAVIRGVGGSSDGKGKAITAPNPEGQRRALDRAYEDAGFGPRSVSLFEAHGTSTPVGDPTEVASLRAALVDDAGEWAAERVALGSVKSMIGHLKSAAGAAGVIKVAMALKHQVLPPTLGVERVNPALELEGTRVKVQTEAQPWEVFPGQVRRAGVSAFGFGGTNFHVVLEEYQAGQHEPGARRPDIGSELGSGARRSNMGAELGSGARHSNEGSELGSGARHSNKGSELGSGARRSNEGILGLSAASVEELENVIDEVMQRFAHDGVEGVTQWRLPLLGYDDGVARRVDGQVRLAVAFGDVQELQERLERAKRAAGRNKGWKVLAHQGVVLGERPAGGKLAMLFPGQGTQYLGMLSALKERFEVVRRTFEEADEVMLPVLGRRLSEVIDPGVVEGAEAERRAFVALTQTEITQPAVLTADIALYRLLGELGIVPQVVAGHSLGEYGACVAAGIMSFADALRTVAARGTEMAKVTPMNGDTGLMAGVSASVEVVQPVLDRIEGYVVCANINCPTQTIIAGLSEPVRQAVSMFEEMGLQAPFLPVSHAFHTEVVAAASEPLRRHLGHIEVGAPRVPILTNVTGGYYPSGVGCEEAIRDLLSEQVAAPVQFIKVIETMYAGGARAFVEVGPKRAQASFVGSILEGRSHLALHTNHPKKGDVASLYEALAGMWAAGVWRPGEVVPGVRVDEVPGVRADADRVPGDRSEEAARVPGVRADADRVPGDRSEEAARVPGVRTEVERASIDAELMRVLCEQTGYESEEIEFDYELEADLGVDTVKQAEIMAQVRELYGLERDESFRLSEYPTLRRMGDYVAARVGMMAEPAMVPGDRSEDVARVPGVRAEVERASIDAELMRVLCEQTGYESEEIEFDYELEADLGVDTVKQAEIMAQVRELYGLERDESFRLSEYPTLRRMGDYVAARVGMMAEPAMVPGDRLEEAALMPGDRLDADRVPGDRSEEAARVPGVRTEVERASIDAELMRVLCEQTGYESEEIEFDYELEADLGVDTVKQAEIMAQVRELYGLERDESFRLSEYPTLRRMGDYVAARVGLMAEPALVPGVRSEADRVPGVRSDVDRVPGDRSEEAARVPGVRTDVRAATIDATPHNAPRDTRFDRFDSIAQSEDEATPLDGALPYRPNRHAVEADVEISGCAVGLPGEGAIFRRHAIDELLEGKNMIGQVPVGAREAMVNNRIVRLQKHEGGGGEMRQVTEMAEVIKLAGLGNDFDLEEWGVPERLRASLDRTSQLAFAAGFEALRDAGLPLVPRYRETTTGKRVTIGWTLPESVGRETGVIFASAFAGQDALIEELQAQRSEDYQFNHRFLLLVLGIANSRFAEFVGARGPNTKINNACASTTTAVGMAQDWIRCGRCKRVLILSADEASGSTLMEWIGSGFLATGAATTEGDVSQAALPFDRRRHGMIIGMGALSLVVEKAGLAEARGIEPIADVLATRFVNSAHHPTRLDVDHIAAEVSGLVEEVEQRFGVRREAIADRTVFISHETYTPARGGSASAEIAALRRSFGEKANRVVIANTKGFTGHAMAAGIEDVLAMKVLQRQVVPPIANFEEPDPELGDLRLSQGGSYPADYALRLAAGFGSQLALAFFRYRARREQRVFDPVRYSQWLEEVSGASSFELEVASRVLRLRPIQPEDRPPGGREDRDERTRSLPLTSPVPLPAPGAVMQHNASPAVASMDAVRRPAPGLVAGAENASFSMRPVAIEAARADATDVLCLQRELSCRVVALVGGPVLVAELFAKTLREFGAQVVRLASDRRRGPLDETGLDLCDEAMLCERFNRHQVDAVINLLGVVGSREDAEDVYLAARHTFHVARAFQAHRDDRGPGTARSVQGVQEDRAPGTVTAAFMSVTMMGGCFGLNPGSSPSVAGGAVSGFTKSLAREWEWARVKVVDVAGEALDQRLVTEVLGELVGGRRDCEVGLAGGLSHRPVVLEASDLRASSSTHPAPGPGSVILVTGGGRGISAEVCVDLARRFRCALALVGRTPLTHPDPLRVDLKAERTRIKEALKAAGERATPVAVRQKMRPLEAQQEIATNLKRMRQAGARAEYFSCDVADAAQVQRLVSEVEACFGRVSGVIHGAGVEDSRLLADKDVQGFDRVFRGKAVGGVNLWRALGDRGLVFYVAFTSVAGRFGNAGQTDYAAANDALARQVMQINQLTRERGRGARALAIDWTAWDEVGMAVEGSMRTILEAKGVEFLPPEVGAPMVGESLERGLIGEFVVAGELGELGGQRGHGDRASDRMPGTRATHQEDRRPGTVTSFAMIDRVVAKASDEVVVERIFDPQRDYFLKDHRYEGRELVPGVMGYELMSAAAMMLTGEPVAEVRDVKFERALKLAYSEPIRVRATARVVGQEDGRATVDVQVGSERVVRTGKTVRQEHFFARVICGSPLTRKDAPECRVGEEKTWCKGPDREAIYRRFFHTGSFQLLSGEVWHHEGAILATGEISNHRLQAGTLAQRWVSDPLVRELGLQTVGLWGLMHHGRTYLPLGIGCSRTSGQASVGEPLLVRASRLSDAAEGTIAFDVEVRGHDGRLLQMMERVEMIAHAPLRESDRLAPGPEVNYLEVALSAAQARAMLDAGGGDIAGVLSAAELQGYERLRSARRRGEWLAARLAAREAARRWALMFYGERIDSRAVCVFKSESGEPQLRWSDEAKGGGALPALSLTHTSGQAVAVVSMPGAPCRLGVDLEPLEARSEAFGSAYFSAGERLLEVGTLVAGQRETALWTVKEAVSKALGLGLQLSAAEIEIVAVRPEDAGGADNRSWRVPGERVRAVVEVALHGQALARQVELGVRLMRVTLQVEEGFAKSVALAWGPGLRDAKEQAPGTEADGRAAREDRAPGTGADGRAARVPGTEADGREDRAPCTGANTLSDDELAAVVALLRHRGVWGSGDEAAGDSPVVRRSLSPWKV